The genomic DNA CGTCATGCCCTTCTCCTTGGCGCGCCGCAGGGCAAACAGCACCGCATCGCTGTCGATTTCCAGTTGCACGAGCAAGATATCTCCTGCCTCCGCCTCGCGAAGGCACTGCTCCGCCTTGGAAATATCCATATGCGCGTTGGCGCCCGCGCCGAGCACAATACAGTTGTCGCCGTCCACGACGGTGATGACCGCCACGCCGCTGGGGGCGTCCTCCCGCGTAACGAAGCGCGTATCTACGCCGCAGGCTTTGAGCCCTCCGATAAGGATATCCCCGAAATCGTCGTTGCCGACGCAGGCGCAAAAGCGCGCGTCGCCGCCCGATTTTTGCACCGCGACCGCCTGATTGGCGCCCTTGCCGCCGGGATTGGTAAAGAAATCCCGCCCGTGAATGGTTTCGCCCATCAATGGCAGGCGGTCGGAAGCGATGACCAGATCCATATTGATACTGCCGACGATAAATACTTTTTTCATTCGATCTCCTCTTTCAGATTTTTTACCGTTTGCCGCTCGATAAGGCGCGGCACAAATAGTGGCGGGTTCTCGGCATCTTCCCCGCGCATCCGTCGGAGCAAAAGTTCCGCAGCCGCGGCTGCCATATCTTTTACGGGTTGGGATATCGTGGTCAGCGGCGGGTTCGCGAGGGCGGAAAATTGCAGATCGTCGTACCCGACGAGCGACACGTCGTCTGGGATCCGGACGCCCGTTTCCGCAGCCGCGCGCATGGCGCCGTACGCTTGCAGATCATCGGAGGCGAACAGCGCGGTCAGGCCCCTGCCGAACAGCGCTTTCGCCGCGCGTTCGCCCCCTTCCGCCGTAAATGGCGCGTTTATCGCGAGCGGTCTTATCCCCGCTTCCGCGAGCGCGTCGCAAAAGCCTTCCAGCCGCAGCCGCGCGCCGACGAGCGCCGCAGGCCCCGCGATACAGCCGATCTTCGTATGCCCGTTTTTCAACAGGCATCGCGCCGCCGCGTATCCGCCCGCCCGATGATCCGCCGACACGCGCACGCACGGTAGTGCGGGATAGCGGTCCAAATAGACGTACGGGATCCTAATCTCCTCCAACAACGCGGCGAACTTTTCGGCGTTTTTTTCTTCCAGCGTTTCCGCGGCGGGTGCGACGATCAGCCCGTCCGCACCGCGCGCGGCGAACAGCCTCAAAAAGCGCTCGTCCTGTTTCGCCGTGCCGTCGCCGCTGCACAGCAGCACGTCGAACCCCTCTTCGCCCATTCTGCGCTGAATTTCTTTGAACGCTTCCCCGAAAAACGCGTTGGAAATATCGGGCACCAGTACGCCCACGGTATCCGAACGGCTGGTGACGAGGCTTCGCGCCGCCGAGTTGGGACAATAGCGCAGTTTTTCCGCCGCCGCCCGCACCTTTTCTTTCGTCTTTTGCGGAATGCCGATCTCTTTGCCGTTGAGCACCTGCGAAACGGCCGAAACGGACAGCCCGCATTCCGCCGCCACTTCACGGATGGTCACTTTCTTTCCCATCTTTTCTCCTGACTAAAACGTTTTAGTAAAGATATTATATCATAACGATTTCAAACGGTCAAGGAAAGAGAAGGTCATTTACGAAAATTCCGTTTCCACCACCTCCATGCCGCGATTGGGAATGCGCAGGGTCATTTGCGAGCCGCGAACGGGGATACGGAAGCCTCCGTACTTGGTGACGGAGCGCGCGGAAACGATCTGTCGGCGGCATTCTATGCGCGGCAGCGCGTAAAAGTAAGCGCGGTTATCCGCATAGACGCGGTAATTCCCTTCCTCCGTCTTCACGATCGCAACGGTCACGCGGCTCTTTTCGCTCGCGGCATACGGGAGTTTGCAGGCTGCGACGAGCGTTTGGCAGACGCGCCTGAAAAATCTGTCGTCGTAACGGGCGAACGACAACATTTTCGTCCAGAGCGCGCCTTGACGCTCTTCGGAAAAATCGGGGGATACAGCTTTTTTTGCGGGCGCAAAGAGAGTCCCTTGTTTTTTACGGCCCGTATTGTACGCCGCAAATACGCTTTCGCCCCGTTCGCCTCGATGCCTGTATATGAAATCGGCTTCCCGACCTTCGATCAGCGCGCCACCGAGCGTAAAGACGGGCGCGTCCGTACGGAATAACAGCGCATTTCTATCCGTATCCGAATAAAATTCGGGATACAGCAAAAGCAAAGGTCCGCCGAAACTCCGCGCTTCGCGCGGCTGCGCGGCGCCAGCTATCGGCGCGCCGTAAAAGAGAAGTTCCGAAAGCATCTTATGCGCGGGATAATTGCGCGTCTTTAAAAAATATCCGAGTTCTTTTTCCAACGCCGCCGTTTCGCAAACGCAAAGACAGCCGAGCGGCGCAAAGCCTTCGCCGAGTTCCGCCCGCTTCCATAGCGTAAAGATCTTATCCCATTCCTCACGCCCGATGCCGTCCGAAAGGCAAAAAAAAGCGCCCGAAAGCGTGGGAACAAAGGCGCCGCGATTCCAGATCGCCAGCGAAGAATTGCGGTAGACCGCCCGCGCATATTCGGTCGGCGCGTCGCGCAATACGTCCCATTGTTCGTTGGTGTCTTTGAGCGACGATAGATCGAAAAGAGGCAGATCGGGCATACATTTTTTCAGCAGAAGCTGCATCGCCCAAAATTCGTAATGCCATTTCGCCCGATCGGCGAGAGAGTTTGCAAAACCGCCCTGATCGGCTTCGCCGTAGACGGACATGCACGCGGAAACCTCTTCCACCATACATCCGTCCGACTGCGACAGATCGATCTTGCGGTAATCGAGCCCGTAGCGGTAGTACGCCTCGAAAGGTTCGCGCGTCCAGCAACTGTTGAAAAAGACCGCTTTTCCCGCGCCTTTCACCGCGCGCAGGATCACATTATAAAATTCGCCCCACCGCTCCGAAAGAAACGCGAGCCATTCCGACAGACGTTCGCGGAATATAAAATCTGCGCGCTCTTTTTCCCCCGCGCGCAAAATATTTTCGGGAAGATCGCCCTTGTACAAATATTGCCCGATCATATCGTCGGAATAGTCGCCGTTCTGCACGGTGAGCCGCGCGGAGGAAATGCCGTCGGCAAGTTGGACCCCGTCGAACCCGTAATCGCATAAAACTTCGACCAATTTTTTTGCCAGAAAATCCTGATAGTACCGCCCGTCGGGAAAGCGTTTCAGCATATGCAGCGAGCGGTTCAAACTGCCGTCGCGCC from Candidatus Borkfalkia ceftriaxoniphila includes the following:
- the rbsK gene encoding ribokinase, coding for MKKVFIVGSINMDLVIASDRLPLMGETIHGRDFFTNPGGKGANQAVAVQKSGGDARFCACVGNDDFGDILIGGLKACGVDTRFVTREDAPSGVAVITVVDGDNCIVLGAGANAHMDISKAEQCLREAEAGDILLVQLEIDSDAVLFALRRAKEKGMTTILNPAPAKGFRAEFLPYVDYLVPNETETAELSGRENFEEAVDALCGKVKTLIVTLGGQGCLYCKSGERIRIPCPKVRAVDTTAAGDTFCGALAARLSAGEDERAAVSYALAAASLAVTKQGAQQSIPFERKVREFLEKRL
- a CDS encoding LacI family DNA-binding transcriptional regulator codes for the protein MGKKVTIREVAAECGLSVSAVSQVLNGKEIGIPQKTKEKVRAAAEKLRYCPNSAARSLVTSRSDTVGVLVPDISNAFFGEAFKEIQRRMGEEGFDVLLCSGDGTAKQDERFLRLFAARGADGLIVAPAAETLEEKNAEKFAALLEEIRIPYVYLDRYPALPCVRVSADHRAGGYAAARCLLKNGHTKIGCIAGPAALVGARLRLEGFCDALAEAGIRPLAINAPFTAEGGERAAKALFGRGLTALFASDDLQAYGAMRAAAETGVRIPDDVSLVGYDDLQFSALANPPLTTISQPVKDMAAAAAELLLRRMRGEDAENPPLFVPRLIERQTVKNLKEEIE